One stretch of Cedecea neteri DNA includes these proteins:
- a CDS encoding ABC transporter substrate-binding protein: MKTKITTLALAVAALSLSTSVAASTLVYCSEGSPENFNPQLYTSGTSVDASAVPVYNRLVDFKVGTTELQPSLAESWDVSEDGKVYTFHLRKGVKFQSNKYFKPTRDFNADDVIFSFMRQKDPKHPYHNVSNGNYSNFESLEFGKLITAIDKVDDNTVRFTLAHPEAPFVADLGWYFASILSSEYADVMMKAGTPERVDSDPIGTGPFELKQYQKDSRILYTAFPEYWQGKSKIDRLVFSITPDASIRYAKLEKNECQVMPFPNPADLPRMKENKDINLMQKAGLNTGFLAFNTQKPPLDNVKVRQALAMAINKPAIIEAVFHGTGIEAKNLLPPGVWSADDKLKDYNYDPEKAKELLKEAGFANGMSIDLWAMPVQRPYNPNAKRMAEMIQADWAKVGVTAKIVTYEWGEYLKRVKGGEHQAALMGWTTATGDPDNFFGPLFTCTSANGGSNSSKWCYQPFDKLILEARAEGNHDKRVELYKEAQQMMHDQMPAVMIAHSTIFEPVRKEVTGYEIDPFGKHIFYQVEVKK; the protein is encoded by the coding sequence ATGAAAACAAAGATTACAACGCTTGCACTTGCCGTAGCGGCGCTTTCCCTCAGTACCAGCGTGGCGGCCAGCACGTTGGTTTATTGCTCCGAAGGTTCGCCGGAAAACTTCAACCCGCAGCTTTACACCTCCGGCACCAGCGTGGATGCCAGCGCGGTGCCGGTCTACAACCGGCTGGTGGATTTTAAGGTCGGCACCACCGAGCTGCAGCCCAGCCTGGCGGAAAGCTGGGACGTCAGCGAAGACGGCAAAGTCTATACCTTCCATCTGCGCAAAGGCGTGAAGTTCCAGAGCAACAAATACTTTAAGCCCACCAGGGACTTCAACGCGGACGACGTGATTTTCTCGTTTATGCGTCAGAAAGACCCAAAGCATCCGTACCACAACGTTTCCAACGGCAATTACTCCAACTTTGAAAGCCTGGAGTTCGGCAAGCTGATTACCGCCATCGACAAAGTGGATGACAACACCGTGCGCTTCACGCTGGCGCACCCGGAAGCGCCGTTTGTCGCCGATTTGGGCTGGTATTTTGCCTCGATTCTGTCCTCAGAATATGCGGACGTAATGATGAAGGCGGGCACGCCCGAGCGCGTTGATTCTGACCCTATCGGCACCGGGCCGTTTGAGCTGAAGCAGTATCAAAAAGATTCACGCATTCTTTACACCGCTTTCCCTGAGTACTGGCAGGGCAAATCGAAGATTGACCGCCTGGTCTTCTCCATCACGCCGGATGCTTCTATTCGCTATGCAAAGCTTGAGAAAAACGAATGCCAGGTGATGCCGTTCCCGAACCCGGCGGACCTGCCGCGCATGAAGGAAAACAAAGACATCAACCTGATGCAAAAAGCAGGGCTGAATACCGGCTTCCTCGCGTTTAACACCCAGAAGCCGCCGCTGGACAACGTGAAGGTGCGCCAGGCGCTGGCGATGGCTATCAATAAACCGGCCATTATCGAAGCGGTGTTCCACGGCACGGGTATTGAGGCGAAAAACCTGCTGCCGCCGGGCGTGTGGAGCGCGGACGATAAGCTCAAAGACTATAATTACGATCCTGAAAAAGCCAAAGAGCTGCTCAAAGAGGCCGGCTTTGCCAACGGCATGAGCATCGACCTGTGGGCGATGCCGGTTCAGCGGCCGTATAACCCGAACGCCAAACGCATGGCGGAAATGATCCAGGCCGACTGGGCGAAAGTTGGCGTCACGGCGAAAATCGTCACCTATGAATGGGGCGAGTATCTCAAACGGGTGAAGGGCGGTGAACACCAGGCGGCGCTGATGGGCTGGACCACGGCCACCGGCGACCCGGATAACTTCTTTGGGCCACTGTTTACCTGTACCTCGGCTAACGGCGGCTCTAACTCGTCAAAATGGTGCTACCAGCCGTTTGATAAGCTGATTCTTGAAGCCCGCGCGGAAGGCAATCACGATAAACGAGTTGAGTTATATAAAGAAGCGCAGCAGATGATGCACGACCAGATGCCGGCGGTGATGATTGCCCACTCCACGATTTTCGAGCCGGTGCGCAAAGAGGTGACCGGGTATGAGATTGACCCGTTCGGGAAGCATATTTTTTATCAGGTAGAGGTGAAGAAGTAA
- the pepT gene encoding peptidase T, with protein MPSSLSEQLTQRFFRYLAVTSQSDARVNALPSTPGQHEMASMLAEELRTLGLEDIVIDEHATVTAVKRGNVAAAPRVGFITHIDTVDVGLSPDIHPQILRFTGEDLCLNAKEDIWLRTAEHPEINAWPGEEIIFSDGTSVLGADNKAAVTVVMTLLENLTAEHRHGDIVVAFVPDEEIGLCGAKALDLARFDVDFAWTIDCCELGEVVYENFNAAHAELKFTGVTSHPMSSKGVLVNPLLMAMDYISHFDRKQTPEHTEGREGYVWFNGIQASQSEALLKANIRDFDLASFERRKQQIGEVAQKIAAQHPTARVEYSLSDTYSNISNAITDDRRAIDLIFAALDELGIEPKVIPMRGGTDGAALSAKGLLTPNFFTGAHNFHSRFEFLPLRAFEASYNVALKLCLLAAK; from the coding sequence ATGCCTTCGTCGCTCAGCGAGCAGCTCACCCAACGTTTCTTCCGTTATCTGGCGGTCACCAGCCAAAGCGACGCGCGGGTAAATGCCCTGCCCAGCACGCCCGGGCAACATGAAATGGCCAGCATGCTGGCGGAAGAACTGCGTACGCTCGGCCTTGAAGATATCGTTATCGACGAGCACGCCACGGTTACCGCCGTGAAGAGAGGCAATGTGGCCGCCGCGCCGCGCGTGGGCTTTATTACGCACATCGATACCGTTGACGTTGGCCTGTCGCCGGACATTCACCCGCAGATCCTGCGCTTTACCGGGGAAGACCTGTGCCTGAACGCCAAAGAGGACATCTGGCTGCGCACGGCGGAGCACCCGGAAATCAACGCCTGGCCCGGCGAGGAGATAATCTTCAGCGACGGCACCAGCGTGCTGGGCGCGGATAATAAAGCCGCCGTCACGGTGGTGATGACGCTGCTGGAAAACCTGACGGCAGAACATCGCCACGGCGACATCGTTGTGGCCTTCGTCCCGGATGAAGAAATTGGCCTGTGTGGTGCGAAGGCGTTGGATCTGGCTCGTTTTGATGTGGATTTCGCCTGGACCATCGACTGCTGCGAGCTGGGCGAAGTCGTTTATGAAAACTTCAATGCCGCCCATGCGGAGCTGAAGTTTACCGGCGTAACCAGCCACCCAATGTCCTCCAAAGGCGTGCTGGTCAACCCGCTGTTGATGGCAATGGATTACATCAGCCACTTTGACCGCAAGCAGACGCCAGAGCACACCGAAGGCCGTGAAGGCTACGTCTGGTTTAACGGGATCCAGGCCTCACAAAGCGAAGCGCTGCTGAAAGCGAATATTCGCGACTTCGACCTCGCAAGCTTTGAGCGCCGTAAGCAGCAGATTGGAGAAGTTGCGCAAAAAATTGCCGCGCAGCACCCCACCGCACGCGTGGAGTACAGCCTCAGCGATACCTACAGCAACATCAGTAATGCCATTACCGACGATCGCCGGGCGATTGATTTGATTTTTGCCGCCCTGGATGAGCTGGGCATTGAGCCGAAGGTGATTCCGATGCGCGGCGGCACGGACGGGGCTGCGCTTTCGGCTAAAGGGCTGCTAACGCCGAACTTCTTTACCGGCGCGCACAATTTCCATTCACGGTTTGAGTTTTTACCGCTGCGGGCGTTTGAGGCTTCGTATAACGTGGCGCTGAAGCTTTGTCTGCTGGCGGCGAAGTAA
- the tehB gene encoding tellurite resistance methyltransferase TehB, with translation MTEKSESYYSEKYGLTATHSDVLHAVKYVAPGKTLDLGCGGGRNSLYLNQKGFDVTAWDKNPMSIARLNEIIEAEGLKNIVTAQVDLNQLSFDGEYDFILSTVVMMFLERGTIPGLIANMQRCTKPGGYNLIVAAMDTEDFPCTVGFPFAFKEGELRDYYAGWELVKYNEDVGQLHKTDENGNRIKLRFATMLARKK, from the coding sequence ATGACCGAGAAGTCTGAAAGCTACTACAGCGAAAAATATGGCCTGACCGCCACCCATTCTGACGTGCTGCACGCCGTGAAGTACGTAGCGCCAGGTAAAACGCTGGATCTTGGCTGTGGGGGCGGGCGCAACAGCCTGTACCTGAATCAGAAAGGGTTCGACGTCACCGCGTGGGATAAAAACCCGATGAGCATCGCCCGGCTGAACGAAATTATTGAGGCCGAAGGGCTGAAAAACATCGTGACTGCGCAGGTTGACCTTAACCAGCTGAGCTTTGACGGTGAGTATGATTTTATTCTCTCAACCGTGGTGATGATGTTCCTTGAGCGCGGCACGATCCCGGGACTTATCGCCAATATGCAGCGCTGCACCAAACCCGGGGGTTACAATCTGATCGTAGCGGCGATGGATACCGAAGACTTCCCTTGCACGGTAGGGTTCCCGTTTGCCTTTAAAGAGGGCGAGCTGCGTGACTACTATGCAGGCTGGGAGCTGGTGAAGTACAACGAAGACGTGGGCCAGCTGCATAAGACCGATGAAAACGGCAACCGTATTAAGCTGCGTTTCGCCACGATGCTGGCGCGGAAGAAGTAA
- the tehA gene encoding dicarboxylate transporter/tellurite-resistance protein TehA — translation MNKPTPGSFINLPAGYFGMVLGIIGMGFAWRYAAIIWPVPSAVGEALVALAGVIWLLLALAFITRLVRYPHSVVAEIHHPLMSSFVSLFPATTMLVAIGVAPYLRPLAVAMFGFGAVVQLCYAAWQSAGLWRGTHPQDATTPGLYLPTVANNFISAMACGALGYHDLGILFLGAGVFSWLSLEPAILHRMRSVGELPTPVRTSLGIQLAPALVACSAYLAVNGGVTDFFAKMLFGYGLLQLIFMLRLMPWYLAQPFNASFWSFSFGISALATTALHLSAGSGDGLFHLIAVPLFIFTNVIIGLLLARTFILLMQGKLILRTARPEKKDLS, via the coding sequence ATGAATAAACCGACCCCCGGTAGCTTTATCAACCTTCCCGCAGGCTACTTTGGCATGGTGCTGGGCATCATCGGCATGGGATTTGCTTGGCGCTATGCCGCTATCATTTGGCCGGTGCCGTCGGCCGTGGGCGAGGCGCTGGTCGCGCTCGCAGGTGTTATCTGGCTGCTGCTGGCTTTGGCATTTATCACACGCCTGGTTCGCTACCCGCACAGCGTTGTTGCGGAAATCCATCATCCCTTGATGAGCAGCTTTGTCAGCCTGTTCCCGGCGACAACCATGCTGGTTGCCATCGGCGTGGCGCCTTATCTGCGCCCGCTTGCCGTGGCGATGTTTGGCTTTGGCGCCGTGGTTCAGCTATGTTATGCCGCCTGGCAGTCGGCCGGGTTATGGCGAGGGACGCACCCGCAGGATGCCACGACGCCAGGGCTTTACCTGCCGACCGTGGCGAATAACTTTATTAGCGCGATGGCCTGCGGCGCGCTGGGCTATCACGACCTGGGGATCCTGTTCCTTGGTGCGGGCGTTTTTTCCTGGCTGAGTCTCGAGCCGGCGATACTGCACCGCATGCGCAGCGTCGGGGAGCTTCCGACGCCGGTGCGCACTTCGCTGGGCATTCAGCTGGCGCCCGCGCTGGTGGCCTGCAGCGCTTATCTGGCTGTAAACGGCGGCGTGACGGATTTCTTTGCCAAAATGCTGTTTGGCTATGGCCTGCTACAGCTGATTTTTATGCTGCGCTTAATGCCCTGGTACCTGGCGCAGCCGTTTAACGCCTCCTTCTGGAGCTTCTCATTCGGTATTTCCGCGCTGGCGACCACCGCGCTGCACCTGAGCGCGGGCAGCGGCGACGGCCTGTTTCACCTCATCGCGGTACCGCTCTTTATTTTTACTAATGTGATTATTGGCCTGCTGCTGGCTCGCACTTTCATCCTGCTCATGCAGGGGAAATTGATTTTGCGTACCGCGAGGCCAGAAAAAAAGGATCTGTCATGA
- the ydcK gene encoding YdcK family protein translates to MKKYRLTENSRLHDYQHDGELRQVRLWQIEALCDFSDVETGQSGGWVEEEANLSQSGSCWLEPDAFVWGGASVEDNAIILGESEICHQARVSGHARVEHSRISGECHIYGLARVLHHSEVIAVLGLTEDAEMRLQIYGNAMVSASRIIHQAQIYGDARVSNAFVEHRSAIFGHAIIEGNEENNVWICDCAQVSDNARIIAGSGDSQIPTIRYSSRVYGNAIIEGDCVLKHRVQVYGDAVLIGGPVLMDNNVQVYGQAKVTGNVLIENNVQIYDEAAVEGIDGELIHLRGMKDINGEQRITRTPFYGVF, encoded by the coding sequence ATGAAAAAATACCGGTTAACGGAAAATTCACGGCTTCATGATTATCAGCACGACGGCGAACTGCGGCAAGTCCGGCTCTGGCAAATTGAGGCGCTTTGCGATTTTAGCGACGTAGAAACCGGGCAAAGCGGCGGCTGGGTTGAAGAAGAAGCTAATCTGAGCCAGTCGGGAAGCTGCTGGCTTGAGCCTGACGCTTTTGTCTGGGGCGGTGCGAGCGTCGAGGACAACGCGATAATCCTCGGCGAGTCAGAAATTTGCCACCAGGCGAGGGTGAGCGGTCACGCCCGCGTTGAGCATTCTCGTATCAGCGGCGAGTGCCATATCTATGGATTGGCTCGCGTGCTGCATCACAGCGAGGTGATTGCAGTGCTGGGGCTGACCGAAGACGCCGAAATGCGGCTGCAAATCTACGGGAACGCCATGGTCAGCGCCTCCCGCATCATTCATCAGGCGCAGATTTACGGCGATGCGCGGGTGAGTAATGCCTTTGTCGAGCACCGCTCGGCCATTTTCGGCCACGCGATTATCGAAGGAAATGAGGAGAACAACGTGTGGATCTGCGACTGTGCGCAGGTGTCCGACAACGCACGTATTATTGCCGGCAGCGGCGACAGTCAGATCCCTACGATTCGCTATTCTTCACGGGTTTACGGCAACGCCATCATCGAGGGCGACTGCGTGCTGAAGCATCGCGTTCAGGTTTACGGCGACGCGGTGCTCATCGGCGGCCCTGTCCTGATGGACAACAACGTGCAGGTATACGGCCAGGCTAAAGTGACGGGCAACGTGCTAATCGAAAATAACGTGCAGATTTATGACGAGGCAGCGGTGGAAGGTATTGATGGCGAACTCATTCACCTTCGCGGCATGAAGGATATTAACGGCGAGCAGCGCATCACCCGCACGCCGTTTTATGGGGTGTTTTAA
- the rimL gene encoding 50S ribosomal protein L7/L12-serine acetyltransferase → MAVTSKQKREPRVEQHQEWQDEVITVNDEIELHSVSERFVQPVFALVQRNKSWLQKAMNWPQYVVSEDDTRKTVQGNYVLHHKGYAKMFMILHRGELVGVFSFNQIEPTNKTAYIGYWLSEDRQGQGIISAVIEAVISRYAQAGTVRRFVIKCIVTNQASNRVAQRNGFTVEGCLKQAEFLNGEYHDQNIYGRIAD, encoded by the coding sequence ATGGCTGTCACCTCTAAGCAAAAACGGGAGCCGCGTGTGGAGCAGCATCAGGAATGGCAGGATGAAGTGATTACGGTCAACGATGAAATCGAGCTGCATTCGGTTAGCGAGCGGTTCGTTCAGCCTGTTTTCGCGCTGGTGCAGCGCAACAAAAGCTGGCTGCAAAAAGCCATGAACTGGCCGCAGTATGTTGTTTCCGAGGACGACACGCGCAAAACGGTGCAGGGTAACTATGTCTTACATCATAAGGGCTACGCGAAGATGTTTATGATCCTCCATCGCGGCGAGCTGGTGGGCGTGTTTTCCTTTAACCAGATAGAACCGACCAACAAAACGGCCTACATCGGCTACTGGCTGAGCGAGGACAGGCAGGGGCAGGGCATAATTTCTGCCGTGATCGAGGCTGTAATTAGCAGGTACGCGCAGGCAGGGACGGTGCGCCGGTTTGTTATCAAATGCATCGTCACTAACCAGGCCAGCAACCGGGTGGCACAGCGCAACGGCTTCACGGTCGAAGGTTGCCTGAAACAGGCCGAATTCCTGAACGGCGAGTACCACGACCAGAATATTTACGGGCGTATCGCCGATTAA
- a CDS encoding type II toxin-antitoxin system HicA family toxin: MGYGQEYLRNKHRQTLIQIFIKPVPSGVKWQDIERLVLALGGEVNPGRGSRIRFQLNGSIAHFHRPHPSPETDKGAIANLKEWFESIGVTP, from the coding sequence ATGGGATATGGACAGGAATACCTAAGAAACAAACATCGTCAAACGCTAATTCAAATTTTCATCAAGCCCGTTCCCTCCGGAGTGAAATGGCAGGATATAGAAAGGCTGGTGCTTGCCCTCGGCGGAGAGGTCAACCCCGGCCGCGGTTCACGTATACGCTTCCAGCTTAACGGCAGCATCGCCCATTTTCATCGCCCCCATCCTTCTCCTGAGACCGATAAAGGGGCCATAGCCAACCTGAAAGAATGGTTTGAGAGTATCGGAGTCACACCATGA
- a CDS encoding type II toxin-antitoxin system HicB family antitoxin, with amino-acid sequence MTTAEALPNIMIISGQPALITWVPEINLFRGKFLGLTGYCDFVADSAAGLIREGETALRYYLEDCHSAGIEPFEKEEKMKTFTLRYPESFGERLSVAAAEQQMSVNSYIIDVLTKHLRNR; translated from the coding sequence ATGACCACTGCGGAAGCACTGCCAAACATTATGATCATCAGCGGCCAGCCAGCGTTGATCACCTGGGTTCCCGAAATAAACCTCTTTCGCGGGAAATTTCTCGGCTTAACCGGATACTGTGACTTCGTCGCCGACAGCGCGGCGGGGCTTATTCGTGAGGGTGAAACCGCCTTACGGTACTACCTGGAGGACTGCCATTCTGCGGGTATTGAACCTTTTGAAAAAGAAGAGAAAATGAAGACGTTCACGCTGCGCTATCCTGAATCCTTTGGCGAACGACTGAGTGTTGCTGCGGCCGAGCAGCAAATGTCGGTTAACAGTTACATCATTGATGTACTGACAAAACATTTGAGAAATCGATAA
- a CDS encoding glucan biosynthesis protein D, with amino-acid sequence MNRRRFIQASMALAAACGTPTLATLFSRSAFAAESGIADGHSTAFDFAVLQGMAHDLSKKPWGGAPRALPNTLANLTPQAYNAIQYDANHSLWNNIDNRQLDVQFFHVGMGFRRRVRMFSLDSATHQAREIHFRPELFNYNDAGVDTKQLEGQTDLGFAGLKVFKAPELARRDVVSFLGASYFRAVDSTYQYGLSARGLAVDTFTDTPEEFPDFTSFWFETPKASDTTFVVYALLDSPSVTGAYKFTINCEAERVVMEVDNHLYARKDVKQLGIAPMTSMFACGTNERRTCDTIHPQIHDSDRLAMWRGNGEWICRPLNNPQKLQFNAFMDENPKGFGLLQLDHDFASYQDIMGWYNKRPSLWVEPRNKWGKGSVGLMEIPTTGETLDNIVCFWQPEKPVKAGDEFEFKYRLYWSGLPPVTTDLARVYATRTGMGSFPEGWAPGEHFPDKWSRRFAIDFVGGDLKAAAPKGIEPVITLSNGEAKQVEILYVEPFDGYRILFDWYPTNDSTDPVEMRMFLRCQGKAISETWLYQYFPPPADKRKYVDDREMR; translated from the coding sequence ATGAATCGCAGACGTTTTATCCAGGCCTCTATGGCTCTCGCCGCTGCCTGCGGCACGCCGACCCTTGCCACGCTGTTCTCCCGAAGCGCCTTTGCAGCCGAGTCCGGCATTGCGGACGGGCACTCCACTGCCTTCGATTTTGCAGTGCTCCAGGGCATGGCGCATGACCTGTCGAAAAAACCGTGGGGAGGCGCGCCGAGAGCGCTGCCGAACACGCTTGCTAACCTGACGCCTCAGGCTTACAACGCCATCCAGTATGATGCTAATCATTCGCTGTGGAACAACATAGATAATCGCCAGCTCGACGTTCAGTTCTTCCACGTCGGCATGGGGTTCCGCCGCCGCGTCAGAATGTTTTCTCTGGACTCTGCCACCCACCAGGCGCGTGAAATTCACTTCCGTCCGGAATTGTTTAACTACAACGACGCGGGCGTGGACACCAAACAGCTCGAAGGCCAGACCGATCTCGGCTTTGCCGGTCTGAAGGTCTTTAAGGCGCCTGAACTGGCGCGCCGTGACGTGGTGTCATTCCTCGGTGCCAGCTACTTCCGCGCCGTAGACAGCACTTACCAGTACGGCTTGTCCGCACGTGGCCTGGCGGTGGACACTTTCACCGACACGCCGGAAGAGTTCCCGGACTTCACCTCGTTCTGGTTTGAAACGCCAAAAGCTTCCGACACCACTTTTGTGGTCTACGCGCTGCTGGACAGCCCAAGCGTGACCGGTGCCTACAAATTTACCATCAACTGCGAAGCCGAACGGGTGGTGATGGAGGTGGACAACCATCTTTACGCCCGTAAAGACGTCAAGCAGCTGGGTATTGCACCGATGACCAGTATGTTTGCCTGCGGCACCAACGAACGCCGCACCTGCGACACCATTCACCCGCAAATTCACGACTCCGACCGCCTGGCCATGTGGCGCGGTAACGGCGAGTGGATTTGCCGCCCGTTGAATAACCCGCAAAAGCTGCAGTTCAACGCTTTCATGGACGAAAACCCGAAAGGCTTCGGCCTGCTGCAGCTGGACCACGATTTTGCCAGCTACCAGGACATCATGGGCTGGTACAACAAGCGCCCAAGCCTGTGGGTGGAGCCGCGCAACAAGTGGGGCAAAGGCTCCGTTGGCCTGATGGAAATCCCGACCACCGGCGAAACCCTCGACAATATCGTCTGCTTTTGGCAGCCGGAAAAACCGGTCAAAGCCGGGGATGAGTTCGAGTTTAAATACCGTCTCTACTGGAGCGGCCTGCCGCCTGTCACCACGGATCTGGCCCGCGTTTACGCCACCCGTACCGGCATGGGCAGCTTCCCGGAAGGCTGGGCGCCGGGCGAACACTTCCCGGACAAATGGTCCCGCCGCTTTGCTATTGATTTTGTCGGCGGCGACCTGAAAGCCGCCGCGCCGAAAGGCATTGAACCGGTGATAACGCTCTCCAACGGCGAAGCGAAGCAGGTTGAGATCCTCTACGTCGAACCGTTTGACGGCTACCGCATTCTGTTTGACTGGTACCCGACCAACGACTCCACCGACCCGGTCGAGATGCGTATGTTCCTGCGCTGCCAGGGGAAAGCCATCAGTGAAACCTGGCTGTACCAGTACTTCCCGCCGCCGGCGGATAAGCGTAAATACGTCGACGATCGCGAAATGCGTTAA
- a CDS encoding transporter substrate-binding domain-containing protein encodes MKKVYALSLLLGLCSSFSALAAGELRYGLEAEYPPFESRNSAGELEGFDIELGKAICQAASLKCSWVETSFDSLIPGLAAKKFDAINSAMNITAQRQKSIDFTQPIYRIPSQLVGKEGSGLQATAEGLKGKTIGVLQGSIQETYAKEHWEKQGVSVVSYKDQNMAWADLLNGRIDASLVMSAAGQAGFLSTPQGKGFGFIGKPVSDDTILGSGIGFGLRKGDAVTKKELDAAIDKVKADGTVTRLAQKFFPGIDVSVK; translated from the coding sequence ATGAAAAAAGTTTATGCGCTAAGTTTGCTTCTTGGGCTGTGCTCTTCGTTTTCTGCGCTGGCGGCCGGCGAGCTGCGTTATGGTCTGGAAGCGGAATATCCTCCGTTTGAGAGCCGCAACAGCGCGGGCGAGCTGGAAGGATTTGATATTGAGCTGGGCAAGGCGATTTGCCAGGCGGCCAGCCTCAAGTGTAGCTGGGTTGAAACCTCGTTTGACTCGCTGATCCCAGGGCTCGCCGCGAAGAAATTCGACGCCATCAACTCGGCGATGAACATCACCGCCCAGCGGCAAAAAAGCATTGATTTCACCCAGCCAATCTACCGCATTCCTTCTCAACTGGTCGGCAAAGAAGGCAGCGGCCTGCAAGCGACGGCGGAAGGGCTGAAGGGTAAAACCATCGGCGTGCTGCAGGGCTCTATTCAGGAAACCTACGCCAAAGAACATTGGGAGAAGCAGGGCGTAAGCGTCGTGTCGTATAAAGATCAGAACATGGCCTGGGCCGATTTGCTGAACGGCCGCATTGACGCCTCGCTGGTGATGTCCGCTGCGGGTCAGGCGGGCTTCCTGAGCACGCCGCAGGGCAAAGGCTTTGGTTTTATCGGCAAGCCGGTGAGCGACGATACCATTCTCGGCAGCGGGATCGGCTTTGGTCTGCGTAAAGGTGACGCTGTCACTAAAAAAGAGCTGGACGCGGCGATTGATAAAGTCAAAGCCGACGGCACCGTCACCAGGCTTGCGCAGAAGTTCTTTCCGGGCATCGACGTTAGCGTGAAGTAA
- a CDS encoding pyridoxal phosphate-dependent aminotransferase, giving the protein MAMQTPVQHRSKLPDVGTTIFTVIGQLSAQHQAINLSQGAPNFPCDPKLIAGVTKAMQEGHNQYAPMTGLASLKQLIAEKVLSLYGSSYNPADEVLVTASASEGLYSAIGGLVHPGDEVIYFEPSFDSYAPIVRLQGATPVALKLNLPDFTINWDEVRAAITPRTRMIIVNTPHNPSGQVFSAHDLEMLAALTRHTDIVILSDEVYEHIVFDGKKHHGMATHPQLAERSVIVSSFGKTFHVTGWRVGYCLAPAALMDEICKVHQFLMFSADTPMQYAFADYMSDPQTYLSLAAFYQRKRDLMQSLLAESPFELLPSGGSFFLLARFGHFSDESDSEMVKRLITDYGVATIPLSAFYTDGTDNNIIRLSFAKDEATLRAGAQALCRVKPR; this is encoded by the coding sequence ATGGCCATGCAAACCCCGGTACAACATCGTTCAAAATTACCGGACGTAGGAACCACGATTTTCACGGTGATCGGCCAGCTTTCCGCGCAGCACCAGGCGATAAACCTTTCTCAGGGCGCGCCAAACTTTCCCTGCGACCCGAAATTAATTGCCGGCGTCACCAAAGCGATGCAGGAAGGGCATAACCAGTACGCCCCAATGACCGGCCTGGCCTCCCTGAAGCAGCTTATTGCTGAAAAAGTGCTGAGCCTATACGGCTCAAGCTATAACCCCGCCGATGAAGTGCTGGTGACCGCCAGCGCCAGCGAAGGACTCTATTCCGCCATTGGCGGGCTGGTGCATCCCGGCGACGAGGTTATCTACTTTGAGCCTTCTTTTGACAGCTACGCGCCAATAGTTCGCCTGCAGGGCGCCACGCCGGTTGCGCTGAAGCTGAACCTGCCGGATTTCACCATTAACTGGGATGAAGTCCGGGCGGCTATCACGCCGCGCACGCGCATGATTATCGTCAACACGCCGCATAACCCAAGCGGGCAGGTGTTCAGCGCCCATGACCTCGAGATGCTGGCGGCACTAACCCGTCACACCGACATCGTTATCCTGTCTGATGAAGTGTACGAACACATCGTGTTTGACGGCAAAAAGCATCACGGCATGGCGACTCACCCGCAGCTTGCCGAGCGCAGCGTGATTGTGTCGTCCTTCGGCAAAACCTTCCACGTGACCGGCTGGCGCGTGGGTTATTGCCTGGCGCCAGCGGCGTTAATGGATGAAATCTGCAAGGTGCATCAGTTCCTGATGTTCTCTGCCGATACGCCGATGCAGTACGCCTTTGCTGACTATATGAGCGACCCGCAAACTTATCTCTCGCTGGCGGCGTTTTATCAGCGCAAGCGTGATTTAATGCAGTCTCTGCTGGCCGAATCACCGTTTGAACTGTTGCCGAGCGGCGGGTCATTCTTCCTGCTGGCCCGCTTCGGGCACTTCAGCGATGAGTCCGACAGCGAAATGGTGAAGCGATTGATCACCGACTATGGCGTGGCGACGATTCCGCTTTCCGCGTTTTATACCGACGGTACCGATAACAACATTATCCGGCTCTCATTTGCTAAAGATGAAGCCACATTACGGGCGGGCGCACAGGCGCTGTGCCGGGTTAAGCCACGCTGA